The region TTCGCATCAACCGCCGTCGTGACCAGCCGATGTTCAACGCAACTGAGCGCGCGCTGTGCGCCATGCTCGTGCCGCATTTGCGTCGTGCCCTGCACCTGCACGCATTGCTCGATCGCAGTGAGTCGTTGGGCAGCCTGTATTTCCAGGCCATCAGCCGGTTGTCGGTCGCCACCATCGTGCTCGATGAAAGTGCCAACGTGCTGCAATTGAACCCGGTGGCCCGCGAAATCCTCGACAGCAATGACGGCCTGAAGCTGGTGGGTGGACGGCTGGAGGCCACTTACCCCAGCGATAACCGTGAGTTGTCGCGGCTGGTGCGCGATGCGTTCCAGCGTGCGCGCCAGGGCAGCAATGACCCAGGCCATGCGGCTGCGTTGTCGGTTTCACGACCCTCCGGGCAGGTCAATCTGGGGGTAGTGGTGGAACTGATCCCGTTCCAGGACCGGGTCGAGGGTAAAGGCCAGCCAACCGTAGTGGTGTATGTACGCGATGCAGTGGGCAAGTCGCTGGTCAGCAATCTTGCTACTGCGCAGTTGTACAACCTGACCCCGGCTGAAAGTGCGCTGGCGTTGGAGTTGGCCAACGGCTTGTCGCTTGAGGAAGCCTCGGAGGCCCTGAACATTCGCCGCAACACGGCCCGGGCGCATTTGCGTGCGATCTTTTCCAAGACCGGGGTGCGGCGCCAGACCGAGCTGGTGCGCATTCTGCTCAACAGCGTGGTTGCCCTTGGGCCGCCGACGATGACGCGGGTAACGGGGTAAAAAATGCGCTAGTCCGAGCAGACGATGCTCGGGCTTTGTCGCGCTGTCGATACTGGGCCACCGCCATCGGAAACCAAGGAGAACAACAATGACCGAGCGTAATTCCTTCGCCCCCAAGGCACTGGCCGAGCGCCGCGCCTGGCTGCTACTCCTGCTGCTGGGGTGCGCCGCTGCGAGCCCTGTGTACGCCGCTCCCGAGGATGCCGTGCGGCTGGGCAGTGAGCTGACCTGTGTGGGCGCAGACAAGAGCGGCAACGCCGACGGCAGTATTCCGCCCTTCAGTGGGCAGTGGCTGGGGGTGCCGCCGCATGTCCAGTTCAAGGGCACCGGCAACCATCCGGTCGACCCCTATGCTGATGAGAAGCCGCTGTTCGTGATAACGGCAGAAAACCTTGGTCAGTACAACGACTACCTGTCTGACGGGCAGAAAGCCTTGTTCAAGTTGTATCCGACCAGCTACAAGATCCCGGTCTATCCCACCCACCGCGACTTTCGCTTCGCCGACTCGGTTTGCGCGGCAACGCGCGAAAACGCCAACGTGGCGCGCCTGGTGGACGATGGCGAAGGGGTCGTGGGCAAGACCGGTGGCACACCGTTTCCGGTGCCGCGCAGTGGCTTGGAGCTGCTGAAAAATGCCTCGACCTTTACCTTGCGCGCCTGGACCGAGGAATACGTGTCCGACAACGCCTATGTGCTCAAGGACGGCAATATCAACTGGGGCCGGGTGCACTCTCGCAACCTCGCGCCCGCGCTGCAGCCGGGCAAAATCGGCGAAACCGTGGGCAACTCATCGTTCTACCTCAACGAAACCCTGCTGCCACAGCGTGACAAAGGTGAAATCAATACCGGCACCGAGTTCTGGAACGACAAGACCGAGCCGCGTCAAAGCTGGCGCTACGATCCTGGTACCCGCCGGGTGCGTCAGTCGCCAGGCTACGGTTTCGACATGGCCTTCCCGGGCTCCGGCGGCTCGATCACGGTGGATGAAGTGCGGCTTTTCAACGGCTCCGGGCAGCGCTATGACTGGAAGATCGTCGGCAAACGCGAAATGTTCATCCCCTACAACACCTACCGTTTGCACGCAGCCAACCTCAAGTACGCCGACCTGCTGACACCAGGGCACATCAATCCTGATGCCATGCGCTACGAGCGCCATCGTGTCTGGGAGCTCGAGGGCACGCTGAAACCGGGTTATCGCCATCTGTACGGCAAGCGCAAGCTGTACATCGATGAAGACACCTGGTTCCCGATGCTGGCCGATAACTACGACAACCGTGGCGAGCTGTGGCGCACCTCGATGGTCAACTATTTCTATGCCTATGAATCTCAAGTGCCGCAGGCCGGGGTTGGCCTTTATCACGACCTCAACGCTGGCAGCTACCTGGCGTTCAACCTGATCAATGAACAGCGTAATGGTTACGTGCTCAATAAAGGCGGCTTCAGCCCGCGTGATTTCGGCCCGGAAGCGGCGCGCAGGGCAGGGCAGTAACGCCCGCTCATCGATCTAGTCCGTTTGAACGATGAGCAGCCTGCGAAGGCTGCTCAATGATGTCGGGTAGGGGGCGAACCGGCTGAACGCCTGGGCCATGCTCGACCCGGAGTTTCCACCAGAGGAAGAATAAGAACATGACGAAACTCGCTGAACTCAGCATCGAAAACAGCCAGCGCACCCATCGTTATGCGCGTGGCTGGCACTGCCTGGGCGATGCCGCCGACTACCGTGACGGCAAACTGCACACGCTGAACATCTTCGGCACCCGTCTGGTGGCGTTCGCCAACAGCCAGGGCGCAATCAGCATTCTCGATGCCCATTGCCCGCACATGGGCGCCGATCTGTCCCAGGGCACCATTGAAAACGACACCGTGGTTTGCCCGTTCCACCACTGGAAGTACGACAGCAGCGGCAAATGCGTGGACATTCCCTACTGCAAGCGGATTCCCCCCAAGGCCAAGACGCGCAGCTGGTTGACCTGCGAAGAAAACAACCTGCTGTTCATCTGGAACAACCCGGAAGGCCGGCCGCCGAAAGAGGGCGTGGTGATACCGCACCTGGAGGAAATGGACGACAGCGAGTGGATTCATGAGTGGAACATCGACACCATGCTCATCGAAACCAACCCGCGCGAACTGGTCGACAACCTGGTCGATGCTCAGCACTTCGGCCCTGTCCATGGCACCCCAACCAAATACTTCGCCAACGTCTTCGAAGGCCATATCGGCCGGCAGATTTTCCATGGCGACTCCGAGCGCCTCGGGGGCGACTTGATTGCGCCGTCAGCCTACTACGGCCCGGCTACGCACTTTACTCACCTGAGTTCGATGTTCGGAGAGGCGCGGGTACACGCCATTCTACTCAACAGCCACGTACCGGTATCGCCCGACAGTTTCCAACTGCGCTTTGGTTGCATGGTCAAGCGTGTGCCAGGCTGGAGCGAGGAGCAGAACCGCGAAGTGGCGCAGGCCTATGTCATGGGCAACCGCGCTTCGTTCTATCAGGACGTGGATATCTGGAAGCACAAGATTCGTATCGACAAACCGGTACTGGCTGAAAACGACGGTCCGGTTTACCAGTTGCGCGAGTGGTACGAGCAGTTTTTCACCGATGAAGACCTGGTGCCGGCAAGCATGGCCGAGCGTCGCGAGATTGTAACCGTCGACGAGCGTTGAACGAGTAACGACAACCGGCCCGGAAAACGGGCCGGTTAATCGCAGTTCACTGGTTGAGGAGAGCAGACAATGAAAATAAAAAGCCTTCGAGCCTATGCAATACCGGTATTGACGTTGGCTGTCCTGGCCTACGCCGGTCTGGCTCCAGTACCACCCAAACCGGCTATTGTCGCGGCCTGCATTCAGTTCCCGGGATGCGTGGTACAGGTCGCCAGCTTTCAGAAGTTGCCAAGTTTGCGCTGAGCCTGGGCAACCCCCACTGCTGCTGATCGCTGTCGCGTTCGCTAAACATCGTCTGTGGCGGCCAGATAAGGCTGGATATCCACCTCGTCGAGTTGGTCGCGGTGGAGGAATTTTTCGCCATACGTGCGGTACACGCCACTGGTGAGGAACAAGCGGAACAGCTGTGCGTCGATATGCTGGTCGCGGGCCATGAAGCCTAGAATCTTTATTGACTCGGACAATGTCTTGGCGGGTTTGTAAGGGCGATCGGCGGCGCTCAGGGCCTCGAAAATGTCGGCAATCGCCATCACC is a window of Pseudomonas sp. DG56-2 DNA encoding:
- a CDS encoding Rieske 2Fe-2S domain-containing protein, whose protein sequence is MTKLAELSIENSQRTHRYARGWHCLGDAADYRDGKLHTLNIFGTRLVAFANSQGAISILDAHCPHMGADLSQGTIENDTVVCPFHHWKYDSSGKCVDIPYCKRIPPKAKTRSWLTCEENNLLFIWNNPEGRPPKEGVVIPHLEEMDDSEWIHEWNIDTMLIETNPRELVDNLVDAQHFGPVHGTPTKYFANVFEGHIGRQIFHGDSERLGGDLIAPSAYYGPATHFTHLSSMFGEARVHAILLNSHVPVSPDSFQLRFGCMVKRVPGWSEEQNREVAQAYVMGNRASFYQDVDIWKHKIRIDKPVLAENDGPVYQLREWYEQFFTDEDLVPASMAERREIVTVDER
- a CDS encoding helix-turn-helix transcriptional regulator, whose product is MQHSQVLAQMGLEVEDYGQLIGNLYDGALDTRRVAESLRQLQGVFQANIVTLILRAVEEPYLSPMLAVGDVNGAGEIQHYAYYSKSTPFNSLPLDQVFTIEDLMSESEWLGSSFYLLYCQPYGCHQMLGADISMPDGGKLRIRINRRRDQPMFNATERALCAMLVPHLRRALHLHALLDRSESLGSLYFQAISRLSVATIVLDESANVLQLNPVAREILDSNDGLKLVGGRLEATYPSDNRELSRLVRDAFQRARQGSNDPGHAAALSVSRPSGQVNLGVVVELIPFQDRVEGKGQPTVVVYVRDAVGKSLVSNLATAQLYNLTPAESALALELANGLSLEEASEALNIRRNTARAHLRAIFSKTGVRRQTELVRILLNSVVALGPPTMTRVTG
- a CDS encoding DUF1329 domain-containing protein, with translation MTERNSFAPKALAERRAWLLLLLLGCAAASPVYAAPEDAVRLGSELTCVGADKSGNADGSIPPFSGQWLGVPPHVQFKGTGNHPVDPYADEKPLFVITAENLGQYNDYLSDGQKALFKLYPTSYKIPVYPTHRDFRFADSVCAATRENANVARLVDDGEGVVGKTGGTPFPVPRSGLELLKNASTFTLRAWTEEYVSDNAYVLKDGNINWGRVHSRNLAPALQPGKIGETVGNSSFYLNETLLPQRDKGEINTGTEFWNDKTEPRQSWRYDPGTRRVRQSPGYGFDMAFPGSGGSITVDEVRLFNGSGQRYDWKIVGKREMFIPYNTYRLHAANLKYADLLTPGHINPDAMRYERHRVWELEGTLKPGYRHLYGKRKLYIDEDTWFPMLADNYDNRGELWRTSMVNYFYAYESQVPQAGVGLYHDLNAGSYLAFNLINEQRNGYVLNKGGFSPRDFGPEAARRAGQ